The following coding sequences lie in one beta proteobacterium CB genomic window:
- a CDS encoding SOS-response transcriptional repressor, LexA, whose translation MDINTVDFPEELTALPKLTSRQSEILELITKAIDESGSPPTRAEIATQLGFASANAAEEHLRALAKKGYIELTPGTSRGIRIPQRFNQTHNPNKYRQMSLPSGALQQLTLPLIGRVAAGSPITAIEHIEKQVPIDPSLFSKGADYLLKVVGMSMRDAGILDGDYLAVRKTSEVRNGDIVVARLDDEVTVKRWNQKKTADGMVIELQAENPDFKNILVDRRQPNFAVEGQAVGLIRAGGL comes from the coding sequence ATGGACATAAATACAGTCGATTTTCCAGAGGAGCTGACTGCCCTCCCCAAACTTACCTCACGTCAAAGTGAGATTTTGGAATTGATCACCAAGGCCATCGATGAAAGCGGCTCACCCCCGACGCGCGCGGAAATTGCAACACAACTGGGCTTTGCTTCTGCCAATGCAGCTGAAGAGCACTTACGCGCATTAGCAAAAAAAGGATACATCGAGCTGACACCAGGAACTTCGCGTGGCATTCGCATTCCACAGCGCTTTAACCAGACCCACAATCCAAATAAATATCGTCAGATGTCTTTACCTTCAGGCGCACTTCAGCAACTCACACTACCGCTCATTGGTCGTGTTGCCGCAGGTTCGCCGATCACAGCTATCGAGCACATTGAAAAACAAGTGCCGATTGATCCCAGTTTATTTAGCAAGGGTGCTGATTACTTATTAAAAGTAGTCGGCATGAGCATGCGTGATGCTGGTATTTTGGATGGTGACTATCTTGCTGTACGAAAAACTTCTGAAGTACGCAACGGCGATATCGTGGTTGCGCGCTTAGATGATGAAGTCACAGTAAAACGTTGGAACCAAAAGAAAACTGCGGACGGTATGGTGATCGAATTACAAGCCGAGAACCCAGACTTTAAAAATATTTTGGTGGATAGACGTCAACCAAATTTTGCAGTAGAAGGTCAAGCTGTTGGCCTCATCAGGGCTGGCGGACTATAA
- a CDS encoding Putative diguanylate cyclase — protein MTKQLHFALIGLESPWFIEQTQQQIQLQLIRSPSEIKGTPDCIVLNPEKAEQQLSWLRELRSNKNLSSLLILTLLSEDKLDPESKILIDHPWQSLDIELMNVRNWRQQLELFHSDKAESPVSQTLKYLWTDNKRKLIPLADWQSAQTYRYPLLQCFGKNDEGAKLLLEDLRSRRYIKHDLMVDRVRTCPACKRAHLSFIDVCPSCKSVDIEKQKSLHCFNCGFVGPESKFQRNGVLVCPNCDTRLRHIGTDYDRPFEQYLCKNCNDLFIEPDIRARCMQCGKNSSPDELTLDVIYTYLLGEKGREDCRHGEVESVLNNLMHLDLLPTEVFTFAANWLDRLAVRYQEQPYSLIALKINNVAALVESKGYEEVQTTIIALSERVRAEMRKTDLCTRTADDLYFFLFPSTTDEGARIIKEKFAGIIAIAQTDIEFSLKIDMASFSSAKDKPEAQNIPELMSMLANEVSE, from the coding sequence ATGACTAAACAACTTCACTTCGCCTTAATTGGACTGGAATCACCTTGGTTTATTGAGCAAACTCAGCAACAAATTCAACTCCAACTCATTCGCTCCCCCAGTGAGATCAAAGGCACTCCTGACTGCATAGTACTAAACCCCGAAAAAGCCGAGCAACAGTTAAGTTGGTTACGTGAATTACGTAGCAATAAAAATTTGAGTAGTTTATTAATTCTCACATTATTGAGTGAGGATAAACTAGACCCCGAATCAAAAATACTGATAGATCATCCATGGCAATCTTTGGATATCGAATTAATGAATGTTCGCAATTGGCGGCAGCAATTAGAATTATTTCATTCAGATAAAGCCGAGTCCCCTGTCTCGCAGACACTAAAGTATCTCTGGACCGACAATAAAAGAAAGTTAATACCTTTGGCTGACTGGCAGTCAGCGCAAACGTATCGCTACCCGCTCCTGCAATGCTTTGGAAAAAACGATGAGGGCGCCAAACTACTCTTAGAGGATTTGCGCTCAAGAAGGTATATCAAACATGATTTAATGGTTGACAGAGTAAGAACGTGCCCTGCTTGCAAACGGGCACATCTGAGCTTCATTGACGTATGCCCCAGCTGCAAATCGGTAGACATTGAAAAACAAAAATCACTTCACTGCTTTAATTGCGGATTTGTCGGCCCAGAATCCAAATTTCAACGCAATGGTGTATTGGTTTGCCCAAATTGCGATACGCGTCTACGCCATATTGGAACGGATTATGACAGGCCTTTCGAGCAATATCTTTGCAAAAACTGCAATGATCTCTTTATTGAGCCTGACATTCGCGCTCGCTGCATGCAATGCGGGAAAAATTCCAGCCCCGACGAATTAACCCTCGATGTGATTTATACCTATCTGCTGGGAGAAAAGGGGCGGGAGGATTGTCGACACGGGGAGGTAGAAAGCGTATTAAACAATCTCATGCATCTTGATTTATTACCGACCGAAGTCTTTACTTTTGCTGCAAATTGGCTCGATAGGTTAGCTGTTCGATATCAGGAGCAGCCCTATTCATTAATCGCACTCAAAATCAATAACGTTGCTGCTTTGGTTGAGTCAAAAGGTTACGAAGAAGTTCAGACAACCATCATCGCCCTTTCTGAGCGAGTAAGGGCGGAAATGCGAAAAACTGATCTTTGCACCAGAACAGCGGATGATTTGTACTTCTTTTTATTCCCCTCTACGACAGATGAGGGTGCTCGAATTATTAAAGAGAAATTTGCGGGCATTATTGCTATTGCGCAGACTGATATTGAATTCTCTTTAAAAATTGATATGGCCAGTTTTTCGTCTGCGAAAGATAAGCCAGAAGCTCAAAACATTCCTGAATTGATGAGCATGCTGGCAAATGAAGTAAGCGAATAA
- the rpsF gene encoding ribosomal protein S6, with protein sequence MRHYEIVFIVHPDQSEQVPAMIDRYKATLAAAGGKIHRMEDWGRRQMAYMIDKLAKAHYVCMNIECDQKTLDELEHAFKFNDAVLRHLIIKTKKAETEPSIMMKEVQREEARKSAQSDAPVAAA encoded by the coding sequence ATGCGTCATTATGAAATCGTCTTTATCGTCCACCCGGACCAAAGCGAGCAAGTGCCTGCGATGATCGATCGCTACAAAGCGACATTAGCTGCTGCTGGCGGCAAAATTCATCGTATGGAAGATTGGGGTCGTCGTCAGATGGCTTACATGATCGACAAACTTGCTAAAGCCCATTACGTTTGTATGAACATTGAGTGTGACCAGAAAACTCTGGACGAGCTCGAGCACGCATTCAAATTTAACGATGCTGTTTTGCGTCACCTCATCATCAAGACGAAGAAAGCTGAAACAGAGCCTTCCATCATGATGAAAGAAGTGCAACGTGAAGAAGCGCGCAAATCAGCTCAATCCGACGCTCCTGTAGCAGCGGCTTAA
- a CDS encoding Glycosyl transferase family 2: MYQFFTRVETAFFQLLGQFNQSNTSGLLDVLPFVFAFELPYYCIIFLGVMRYIIRHAMYEEISRPYTPKISCLVLCYSEGETIKKSLLTLCEQNYAGVIEIISVIDGAIQNEKTLKAAQDFSREYASQYPNRILRILPKWQRGGRVSSLNAGLSISNGELIMALDGDTSFNNDMAQQVTKHFVDPLVCAVSGALEVRNAKESLVAELQNIEYRVSIVYSKIGLSEFNVVNNISGAFGVFRKSVLNILGGWGSGTAEDLDLTLRLKQYTRRNKLRIVFEPMAIGLTDAPTTFVGFLMQRLRWDGDLIFLYLYKHKKAFQSKLIGWPNLIILVWSGLFFQFISPFLIGTYLIILFFTAPFASFIAINLFVYFFYLGITVVQYILYLIVGSQRPLEESKDFIFMPLYPFFGMVSRLWTVVSILNQILRRGHEESAMAPWWVLKRPTKFTLRND, translated from the coding sequence ATGTACCAATTTTTTACCCGTGTTGAAACTGCTTTTTTTCAACTACTAGGGCAATTTAACCAATCCAATACCTCAGGGCTATTGGACGTATTGCCCTTTGTTTTTGCATTTGAACTCCCTTATTACTGCATTATTTTTTTGGGAGTAATGCGCTACATTATTCGCCATGCAATGTACGAGGAAATATCCCGCCCGTATACCCCCAAAATCAGCTGCTTAGTATTGTGCTACAGCGAGGGGGAGACCATTAAAAAATCATTACTCACCCTTTGCGAACAAAACTATGCAGGTGTCATTGAAATCATTTCCGTGATTGATGGCGCCATTCAGAATGAAAAAACATTAAAAGCAGCCCAAGACTTTTCAAGGGAATATGCCTCTCAATATCCCAACAGAATCTTGAGGATATTGCCGAAGTGGCAAAGAGGGGGGCGAGTTTCCTCACTAAATGCCGGCCTTTCCATCTCGAATGGCGAACTTATTATGGCCTTAGACGGCGACACATCCTTTAACAACGATATGGCGCAGCAAGTTACCAAGCACTTTGTGGATCCTCTTGTATGCGCTGTATCGGGCGCCCTTGAAGTTAGAAATGCGAAAGAGTCTTTAGTTGCTGAATTGCAGAATATCGAGTATCGAGTATCTATTGTCTATTCCAAGATTGGGTTATCAGAATTTAATGTAGTCAATAACATCTCAGGCGCCTTTGGCGTATTTAGAAAAAGTGTGCTCAATATTCTTGGTGGCTGGGGAAGTGGTACTGCCGAAGATTTAGACCTCACTCTCCGTTTGAAGCAATACACCAGACGTAATAAATTGCGAATTGTATTTGAGCCTATGGCTATTGGATTAACTGACGCACCAACAACATTTGTAGGTTTTCTGATGCAACGCTTACGCTGGGACGGAGATCTCATATTTCTTTATTTATATAAACATAAGAAAGCGTTTCAATCGAAGCTGATAGGTTGGCCAAATTTAATTATCCTTGTTTGGAGTGGCTTATTTTTTCAATTTATATCTCCATTTTTAATCGGCACCTATTTAATTATTCTTTTCTTCACCGCACCATTCGCTAGTTTTATCGCCATCAACCTATTTGTATACTTCTTTTATTTAGGAATTACGGTTGTGCAATACATTTTGTATTTAATCGTAGGATCGCAACGCCCCCTGGAGGAGAGCAAAGACTTTATTTTTATGCCACTTTATCCTTTTTTTGGTATGGTGTCACGACTTTGGACTGTTGTTTCGATCCTAAATCAAATCCTACGCAGAGGACATGAAGAGTCTGCTATGGCGCCTTGGTGGGTTTTAAAGCGCCCTACAAAATTTACCTTACGCAATGATTAA
- a CDS encoding Putative primosomal replication protein N, PriB: MSVEAIAIGPIQKGLEQMDLGAEAVFEGFLAPKTLRNQRLVFHITHIQLKN, translated from the coding sequence ATGAGTGTTGAAGCCATAGCAATCGGCCCGATACAAAAGGGTCTAGAGCAAATGGATTTAGGAGCCGAGGCGGTGTTTGAAGGATTTTTAGCACCCAAGACTCTACGTAATCAAAGACTTGTTTTCCATATCACCCATATTCAATTGAAAAATTAA
- a CDS encoding Asparaginase/glutaminase, whose amino-acid sequence MSSKPSISENTPHLLVLGMGGTIAGLASNPEENPLQYQAGQVGVDALLAHIQSVVPTGVKLVSRQLANINSRNLSDAHLTSLGLAVRDALVDPAVKGLVVTHGTDTIEETGLFLQVTCGKLAQTQAKRVILTGAMLPSNAPGADGPSNLLDALRWASTSIDNCPGGIYAVMDGRGCMAIDLAKRHATALNAPLQDAPSSSVGLINPSWLSGVKAVQAAWNEDLPIPQEGEWPWVEILTSHAGARPETIVNWLKSPVQGFVVAGTGHGGFHDDWAKPLDQAMTQGIALVRTTRTGAGATLRNLPEVDPIGCRASGSLTAPRARIALQLALNAAKQANKAGKPLTWQDFFARIADLPEIR is encoded by the coding sequence ATGAGCTCAAAACCCAGTATTTCTGAAAATACCCCCCATCTCCTGGTTTTAGGTATGGGTGGCACCATTGCAGGCCTTGCGTCCAACCCCGAAGAAAACCCTCTCCAATATCAAGCTGGCCAGGTTGGGGTTGATGCCTTACTGGCACATATTCAGTCGGTAGTCCCCACTGGGGTTAAGCTGGTTTCACGCCAATTAGCCAATATCAATAGCCGCAATCTAAGCGATGCCCACCTCACGAGCTTGGGTCTTGCTGTAAGAGATGCTTTAGTGGATCCCGCCGTAAAGGGTCTAGTAGTGACCCATGGCACCGATACGATTGAGGAGACGGGTTTATTTCTGCAAGTAACCTGCGGAAAATTAGCTCAGACTCAGGCTAAGAGAGTGATTCTGACGGGGGCGATGCTGCCAAGCAATGCACCTGGAGCTGATGGCCCCTCCAATCTGCTTGACGCTTTGCGCTGGGCCTCTACCTCGATTGATAACTGCCCTGGTGGCATCTACGCTGTGATGGATGGACGTGGATGCATGGCAATAGATTTGGCTAAGCGCCATGCCACGGCACTCAATGCCCCATTACAGGATGCTCCATCAAGCTCAGTTGGCTTAATCAATCCGTCCTGGTTATCTGGTGTCAAGGCCGTGCAGGCTGCCTGGAATGAAGATTTACCCATTCCGCAGGAAGGTGAGTGGCCTTGGGTTGAGATCTTGACTAGTCATGCAGGCGCACGCCCCGAAACCATTGTCAATTGGCTCAAAAGTCCTGTTCAGGGCTTTGTAGTGGCTGGAACAGGGCATGGCGGCTTTCATGATGACTGGGCAAAGCCTTTGGATCAGGCAATGACTCAGGGTATTGCTTTGGTGAGGACAACTAGAACTGGCGCTGGCGCTACTTTGCGAAACCTTCCGGAGGTAGATCCAATCGGATGCCGTGCTTCAGGGTCCTTAACTGCGCCTAGGGCCAGAATCGCCCTTCAATTGGCTTTAAATGCGGCAAAGCAGGCAAATAAAGCCGGTAAACCTCTGACTTGGCAGGATTTTTTTGCTAGAATAGCGGACTTACCTGAGATTAGGTAG